A window of Pomacea canaliculata isolate SZHN2017 linkage group LG3, ASM307304v1, whole genome shotgun sequence contains these coding sequences:
- the LOC112560709 gene encoding uncharacterized protein LOC112560709: MGDTSGHRRDNSLHVRIMESRRWSSPQLATPWNLYSHYVDGVNENEHVLRMHRKRMVKTADSKSRAQRRGTYKATARRTSSAQQILEWSKEKFRDRLRKRQKMLKEAASAEEQGSPNTTLSRKVTSRMSDRKKSRESMALVNNQDNLSSSDQEEEKEEKAVTIRTFWWYCRVVKAICKLCLDMQKLSMRKTQQTTLSELYYVSISGTRAPEDEDKEGQILYFDKTLFARKRACSHVPEWAQSIMITRPELRRPEDILRLKHLLMGMRSFREKFNEQMRTKICQVVRYTRCDKGRVILRQGHYGQDFYFIFSGSVFIQIDLVDQRTGDRIPSTENIIRSGESFGELALLGDGLRSASVICREPTELCQIDKTTFLKICPALFNEQLQEKIEFAKHFELFDSWDPEPLRQLCFLSQVLYIPHGRVLELDWATAQYVYFVMKGRISLIKEFDVKEVLSDGWTPGSFGEQEEEEIDIMESDVASQSAPRKQFVDKRPSEESENKIKSSLHTRFACVGTLRSKQATDLRLLSLKPPQLPSITLLSEGACVLRVALRNFDRFAPRRQAEEYLKRHYVPIRIPTARALVTRYVHDVNWSTYRKCVVTTLVREQTGELLASMAATSKGTTGWARWPGFDPDADVKSGWLSERGARSKTDEFPIVKLTRHHTFQRGAADGPHQAKAQDVLKRKALKVPEVTVSRSNGGISATITNDRRFILYPPVLRTSTSLRMSLMSKT, from the exons ATGGGTGACACCAGCGGGCATCGTCGAGACAACAGCCTACATGTGCGGATAATGGAGTCTCGTCGCTGGTCGTCGCCACAGCTGGCCACGCCATGGAATCTGTATTCCCACTACGTCGACGGCGTCAATGAGAACGAGCACGTTCTGCGCATGCACCGGAAGCGGATGGTCAAGACGGCGGACAGCAAATCGCGCGCCCAGCGCCGTGGGACGTACAAGGCAACGGCCAGACGAACATCCAGCGCTCAGCAAATTCTT GAATGGTCGAAAGAAAAATTTCGAGACAGGTTGCGTAAACGACAGAAGATGCTGAAGGAAGCAGCCTCTGCAGAAGAGCAGGGGTCTCCCAACACAACATTGTCTCGAAAAGTCACGAGTCGAATGAGTGACAGAAAGAAGTCCCGTGAATCGATGGCGCTCGTCAACAACCAGGACAACCTTTCGTCCTCCGAccaagaagaggaaaaagaggaaaaa GCGGTCACCATCCGGACGTTCTGGTGGTACTGCAGGGTGGTGAAGGCCATCTGCAAGCTGTGCCTGGACATGCAGAAGCTGAGCATGCGCAAAACGCAGCAGACAACACTGTCCGAGTTATATTATGTCAGCATCAGTGGCACGCGAGCACCTGAAGACGAAGACAAGGAAGGACAGATCCTTTACTTCGACAAGACGCTTTTCGCAAGAAAACGAGCG TGTTCCCACGTACCCGAGTGGGCCCAGAGCATCATGATTACCAGGCCGGAGCTGCGCAGACCGGAAGACATCCTGCGACTGAAGCATCTGCTGATGGGCATGCGCAGCTTCCGGGAGAAGTTCAATGAGCAGATGCGGACCAAGATATGTCAGGTGGTGCGCTACACTAG GTGCGACAAGGGACGTGTAATTCTCAGGCAGGGACACTATGGCCAGgacttttatttcatcttttctggCTCCGTCTTCATTCAGATTGATCTTGTGGATCAACGAACAGGAGATCGAATCCCAAGCACAGAAAATATCATTCGCAGTGGTGAAAGCTTTGGG GAGCTGGCCCTGCTGGGCGACGGTCTTCGCTCTGCCTCAGTCATCTGCCGAGAGCCCACGGAGCTGTGTCAGATCGACAAAACCACTTTCCTCAAAATCTGCCCCGCGCTCTTCAACGAGCAGCTGCAGGAAAAGATCGAGTTTGCCAA GCACTTCGAGCTGTTCGACTCCTGGGACCCGGAACCGTTACGACAGCTGTGCTTCTTGTCGCAGGTCCTCTACATCCCTCATGGCCGCGTCCTGGAGCTGGACTGGGCCACGGCTCAGTACGTTTATTTCGTTATGAAG GGGCGAATTTCTCTCATCAAAGAATTCGATGTGAAGGAGGTTTTATCAGACGGCTGGACTCCAGGATCTTTCGGCgaacaggaggaggaggagatcgACATCATGGAGTCAGACGTTGCATCACAGTCCGCGCCACGGAAACAGTTCGTGGACAAGAGACCCTCGGAGGAGAGTGAAAATAAGATCAAGTCTAGTCTTCACACACGATTCGCTTGTGTCGGCACCCTTCGCTCCAAGCAGGCTACG GACCTGCGTCTGCTGTCGCTGAAGCCGCCTCAGCTGCCCAGCATCACTCTGCTGTCGGAAGGAGCTTGCGTCCTGAGGGTCGCGCTGCGCAACTTCGACCGCTTCGCGCCGCGCCGCCAGGCGGAGGAATACTTAAAGCGACACTATGTTCCCATCAG AATTCCAACGGCAAGGGCTCTTGTGACAAGGTATGTACATGACGTCAACTGGTCCACGTACCGGAAGTGCGTCGTTACTACGCTAGTGCGAGAGCAAACAGGGGAACTGCTGGCCAGTATGGCCGCCACATCGAAAGGCACCACTGGCTGGGCTAGATGGCCAGGCTTTGACCCGGATGCTGATGTTAAATCGGGTTGGCTCAGCGAGAGAGGTGCTCGGTCAAAG ACGGATGAGTTTCCGATCGTGAAGCTGACCCGCCATCACACTTTTCAGCGAGGTGCTGCGGACGGACCGCACCAAGCAAAAGCTCAAGATGTTCTGAAGAGAAAAGCATTGAAAGTGCCTGAGGTCACCGTGTCAAGATCGAATGGTGGTATCAGCGCAACGATTACAAACGATAGGAGGTTCATTCTGTATCCCCCAGTTTTGAGGACCTCAACCTCACTGAGAATGAGTCTAATGTCAAAAACATAG